A genomic window from Tenebrio molitor chromosome X, icTenMoli1.1, whole genome shotgun sequence includes:
- the Hsf gene encoding heat shock factor protein isoform X6 produces MQPLGENTANTPAFLGKLWKMVNDPSTDHLICWSPSGTSFVIPNQAQFWYELLPLYYKHNNMSSFVRQLNMYGFHKLSTVENGTMDSDKDEIQFSHPFFLKDQPELLRNIKRKVCMTKRDMSRRNDVDSQATTSKSSNENSNKHDELTKVLTDVKQLRGRQASVDSQLNAMKQENALLWREIAILRQKHLKQQKIVNKLIQFLVTLVQPSRMTVGVKRGYQLMLHESPNKKSKVSNSNKNHSNPEGPTIHELDSELDLTPNLYDEDIPVTVDPTTEDLVLSEADLNEENFINTLDSEPTAATTVNNGPTVNNEKVFLNPSAQDTLLSNLMKNNFTVKSLSKDIDKNQNDSKIVDTISPSSPTPVTNTNMALATRDTNLCDVIKSLPSTSEPYGSGLSHHIEATQNELEQFKDILNGYNSFVDANALLGELNKIPHFKDVYLFNDDSPIYGLNANDDKNENLIDASDPLVSGSELTPYGSNFDFTELFDDTIDGDNATTATTNEVASSTVNTPQIIKEEPVFPTIQIKK; encoded by the exons atgcaacctTTAGGAGAAAATACAGCAAATACACCAGCCTTTTTAGGCAAATTATGGAAAATGGTTAATGACCCATCGACAGACCACCTGATTTGTTGGAGTCCG tctGGCACTAGTTTTGTAATACCAAATCAAGCTCAGTTTTGGTATGAACTTCTTCCTCTTTACTATAAACACAACAACATGAGCAGTTTTGTGAGGCAACTGAACATGT ATGGTTTCCATAAATTGTCAACGGTTGAAAATGGTACAATGGACTCTGATAAAGATGAAATACAATTTTCGCATCCATTTTTTCTCAAAGATCAACCAGAACTGTTGcgaaatattaaaagaaaagtaTGTATGACGAAAAGGGACATGTCGCGACGTAATGATGTTGATTCACAGGCAACCACATCAAAATCATCAAATGAAAATAGTAATAAACATGATGAATTAACTAAAGTATTGACTGATGTTAAGCAACTCAGGGGGCGCCAGGCTAGCGTTGACAGTCAGTTAAACGCaatgaaacaagaaaatgctTTATTGTGGCGAGAAATTGCCATTCTTAggcaaaaacatttaaaacaacaGAAAATCGTTAATAAG cttaTACAATTCTTAGTAACCCTAGTTCAACCATCAAGGATGACAGTTGGTGTCAAAAGGGGTTATCAATTAATGTTACACGAAAGTcctaataaaaaaagcaaagttAGTAACAGTAACAAAAATCACAGTAATCCAGAAGGACCCACAATACACGAATTGGATAGTGAACTGGACTTGACACCAAATCTATATGACGAGGACATACCAGTG ACTGTTGATCCAACAACAGAAGATTTGGTTTTATCAGAGGCAGATctaaatgaagaaaattttataaatacttTGGATAGCGAACCGACTGCAGCTACCACGGTTAATAACGGCCCTACAGTTAAtaatgaaaaggtctttttgAATCCTTCGGCTCAGGATACGTTGTTGAGTAACTTAATGAAGAATAACTTCACCGTTAAATCTCTTAGTAAAGATATTGATAAAAACCAAAATGATTCTAAGATAGTTGATACAATATCACCATCTTCACCGACTCCAGTAACTAATACCAATATGGCTTTAGCCACTCGTGATACGAACTTGTGTGATGTAATTaagag TTTGCCAAGTACTAGTGAACCTTACGGCTCCGGCTTAAGCCATCATATTGAGGCAACTCAGAATGAGCTCGAGCAGTTTAAAGATATTTTAAATGGGTACAACTCGTTTGTTGATGCCAATGCCTTATTAGGG gaATTAAACAAGATCCCTCACTTCAAAGATGTCTAT CTGTTTAACGATGATTCTCCTATTTATGGTCTGAACGCAAATGATgataaaaatgagaatttaatCGATGCTT CTGATCCTTTAGTTTCCGGATCTGAGTTGACGCCGTACGgaagtaattttgattttactgAATTGTTTGACGATACCATTGATGGAGATAACGCAACAACTGCTACAACCAACGAGGTGGCGTCATCTACAGTCAATACACCACAAATAATTAAAGAAGAACCAGTTTTCCCAACTATTCAAATTAAGAAGTAG
- the Hsf gene encoding heat shock factor protein isoform X7, translated as MSSFVRQLNMYGFHKLSTVENGTMDSDKDEIQFSHPFFLKDQPELLRNIKRKVCMTKRDMSRRNDVDSQATTSKSSNENSNKHDELTKVLTDVKQLRGRQASVDSQLNAMKQENALLWREIAILRQKHLKQQKIVNKLIQFLVTLVQPSRMTVGVKRGYQLMLHESPNKKSKVSNSNKNHSNPEGPTIHELDSELDLTPNLYDEDIPVVEGSHIEIKNDTIESPAASVASQQTDLNSPLQTHLLAEDNEDDITWDKPEFVTVDPTTEDLVLSEADLNEENFINTLDSEPTAATTVNNGPTVNNEKVFLNPSAQDTLLSNLMKNNFTVKSLSKDIDKNQNDSKIVDTISPSSPTPVTNTNMALATRDTNLCDVIKSLPSTSEPYGSGLSHHIEATQNELEQFKDILNGYNSFVDANALLGELNKIPHFKDVYLFNDDSPIYGLNANDDKNENLIDASDPLVSGSELTPYGSNFDFTELFDDTIDGDNATTATTNEVASSTVNTPQIIKEEPVFPTIQIKK; from the exons ATGAGCAGTTTTGTGAGGCAACTGAACATGT ATGGTTTCCATAAATTGTCAACGGTTGAAAATGGTACAATGGACTCTGATAAAGATGAAATACAATTTTCGCATCCATTTTTTCTCAAAGATCAACCAGAACTGTTGcgaaatattaaaagaaaagtaTGTATGACGAAAAGGGACATGTCGCGACGTAATGATGTTGATTCACAGGCAACCACATCAAAATCATCAAATGAAAATAGTAATAAACATGATGAATTAACTAAAGTATTGACTGATGTTAAGCAACTCAGGGGGCGCCAGGCTAGCGTTGACAGTCAGTTAAACGCaatgaaacaagaaaatgctTTATTGTGGCGAGAAATTGCCATTCTTAggcaaaaacatttaaaacaacaGAAAATCGTTAATAAG cttaTACAATTCTTAGTAACCCTAGTTCAACCATCAAGGATGACAGTTGGTGTCAAAAGGGGTTATCAATTAATGTTACACGAAAGTcctaataaaaaaagcaaagttAGTAACAGTAACAAAAATCACAGTAATCCAGAAGGACCCACAATACACGAATTGGATAGTGAACTGGACTTGACACCAAATCTATATGACGAGGACATACCAGTG GTGGAAGGAAGCCAcatcgaaataaaaaatgacacg ATCGAAAGTCCTGCTGCTTCTGTTGCTTCCCAGCAGACAGATCTTAATTCCCCACTACAAACTCATTTGTTGGCTGAAGATAATGAAGATGATATTACCTGGGATAAACCCGAATTTGTG ACTGTTGATCCAACAACAGAAGATTTGGTTTTATCAGAGGCAGATctaaatgaagaaaattttataaatacttTGGATAGCGAACCGACTGCAGCTACCACGGTTAATAACGGCCCTACAGTTAAtaatgaaaaggtctttttgAATCCTTCGGCTCAGGATACGTTGTTGAGTAACTTAATGAAGAATAACTTCACCGTTAAATCTCTTAGTAAAGATATTGATAAAAACCAAAATGATTCTAAGATAGTTGATACAATATCACCATCTTCACCGACTCCAGTAACTAATACCAATATGGCTTTAGCCACTCGTGATACGAACTTGTGTGATGTAATTaagag TTTGCCAAGTACTAGTGAACCTTACGGCTCCGGCTTAAGCCATCATATTGAGGCAACTCAGAATGAGCTCGAGCAGTTTAAAGATATTTTAAATGGGTACAACTCGTTTGTTGATGCCAATGCCTTATTAGGG gaATTAAACAAGATCCCTCACTTCAAAGATGTCTAT CTGTTTAACGATGATTCTCCTATTTATGGTCTGAACGCAAATGATgataaaaatgagaatttaatCGATGCTT CTGATCCTTTAGTTTCCGGATCTGAGTTGACGCCGTACGgaagtaattttgattttactgAATTGTTTGACGATACCATTGATGGAGATAACGCAACAACTGCTACAACCAACGAGGTGGCGTCATCTACAGTCAATACACCACAAATAATTAAAGAAGAACCAGTTTTCCCAACTATTCAAATTAAGAAGTAG